In one Arachis duranensis cultivar V14167 chromosome 9, aradu.V14167.gnm2.J7QH, whole genome shotgun sequence genomic region, the following are encoded:
- the LOC107465061 gene encoding protoporphyrinogen oxidase 1, chloroplastic codes for MPAMLTLPNDTVFLQNTMHSPTSSFSPHSPLIIPFPSPCRHPSTTKFPLIRCSLAGESSTASPAKPAALPRSAVGASVDCVVVGGGISGLCIAQALSTKHAKAAANVVVTEARDRVGGNITTIERDGYLWEEGPNSFQPSDPMLTMVVDSGLKDELVLGDPNAPRFVLWNGKLRPVPGKPTDLPFFDLMSFGGKLRAGFGALGIRPPPPGHEESVEEFVRRNLGDEVFERLIEPFCSGVYAGDPSKLSMKAAFGKVWRLEQNGGSIIGGTFKAIQERKSTSKPPRDPRLPTPKGQTVGSFRKGLTMLPEAISAKLGNKVKLSWKLLGISKLDSGEYSLTYDTPEGVVSLQTKSVVMTIPSHVASTLLRSISDAAADALSKFYYPPVAAVSVSYPKEAIRSECLIDGELKGFGQLHPRTQGVETLGTIYSSSLFPNRAPDGRVLLLNYIGGATNPGILSKTDSELVEAVDRDLRKMLINPNAGDPFALGVRVWPQAIPQFLVGHLDLLDIAKSSLKNTGFEGLFLGGNYVSGVALGRCVEGAYEIAAEVDDFLAQKVYK; via the exons ATGCCCGCCATGTTGACACTCCCAAACGACACCGTTTTCCTCCAAAACACAATGCACTCTcctacctcctccttctctcCCCACTCCCCACTCATCATCCCATTCCCGTCTCCATGTCGTCATCCCTCCACCACCAAATTCCCTCTCATCCGCTGCTCCCTCGCCGGCGAATCTTCCACCGCCTCTCCCGCCAAGCCCGCCGCCCTCCCCCGCTCCGCTGTCGGTGCCTCTGTGGACTGTGTTGTGGTCGGCGGCGGTATCAGCGGCCTCTGCATCGCGCAGGCGCTCTCCACCAAGCACGCCAAGGCCGCCGCGAACGTCGTCGTTACCGAGGCCCGAGACCGAGTTGGAGGCAACATCACCACCATCGAGAGGGACGGTTATCTGTGGGAGGAAGGTCCCAACAGTTTCCAGCCCTCTGATCCCATGCTTACCATGGTG GTGGATAGTGGTCTGAAGGATGAACTTGTTCTTGGTGATCCTAATGCGCCACGATTTGTGTTGTGGAATGGGAAATTGAGGCCAGTGCCTGGGAAGCCAACTGATTTACCTTTCTTTGATTTGATGAGCTTTGGTGGCAAGCTAAGAGCTGGGTTTGGTGCACTTGGAATTCGACCTCCTCCTCCA GGTCACGAGGAATCAGTTGAAGAGTTTGTGCGCCGTAACCTTGGAGATGAAGTTTTTGAACGCCTAATAGAACCTTTTTGTTCTG GTGTCTATGCGGGTGACCCTTCAAAATTAAGTATGAAAGCGGCATTTGGAAAAGTTTGGAGGCTTGAACAAAATGGTGGAAGCATTATTGGTGGCACTTTCAAAGCAATACAAGAGAGAAAGAGTACTTCAAAACCTCCTCGAGATCC GCGCCTGCCAACACCAAAGGGCCAAACCGTTGGATCTTTCCGGAAGGGACTTACCATGTTGCCAGAGGCAATTTCTGCAAA GTTAGGCAACAAAGTGAAGTTATCCTGGAAGCTTTTGGGTATTAGTAAACTGGATAGTGGAGAGTACAGCTTGACATATGATACGCCAGAGGGAGTAGTCTCTTTGCAGACAAAAAGTGTTGTCATGACCATTCCTTCGCATGTTGCCAGTACATTGTTGCGTTCCATCTCT GATGCTGCTGCAGACGCACTTTCAAAGTTTTATTACCCTCCAGTTGCTGCGGTTTCTGTTTCCTATCCAAAGGAAGCTATTCGATCAGAATGCTTGATAGATGGTGAATTGAAAGGGTTTGGTCAATTGCACCCACGGACCCAAGGGGTGGAAACATTAG GAACTATATATAGCTCATCACTGTTCCCTAACCGAGCACCAGATGGAAGGGTTCTACTCTTGAACTACATCGGAGGCGCTACCAATCCTGGAATTTTATCAAAG ACGGATAGTGAACTTGTTGAAGCAGTAGATCGAGATTTGAGAAAAATGCTCATAAACCCAAATGCCGGGGATCCATTCGCGCTGGGGGTGAGAGTTTGGCCTCAAGCTATTCCACAGTTCTTAGTTGGCCATCTTGATCTGCTAGATATTGCTAAATCTTCTCTCAAAAATACTGGGTTTGAGGGGCTGTTCCTTGGAGGCAACTATGTCTCGGGTGTTGCGTTGGGTCGATGTGTTGAGGGAGCCTATGAGATAGCTGCCGAAGTAGATGATTTTCTTGCACAGAAGGTTTACAAATAG
- the LOC107465048 gene encoding auxin-responsive protein IAA31, giving the protein MGKRGSSCSSSSSSFSTASSHLHDDLSLGLSISSTHHQHLPSSISRGQWQIQSSSLASSSQGAELTNDCSDHNTFFVKVYMEGIPIGRKLNLLVHDGYHELVKALEQMFDTTILWGTELDAVQAERCHVLTYEDGEGDLIMVGDVPWEMFLSAVKRLKITRVDTFGC; this is encoded by the exons ATGGGTAAAAGAGGGTCTTCCtgttcctcttcctcttcatctttctcAACTGCTTCTTCACATCTTCATGATGATCTTAGTCTTGGACTCAGCATTTCTTCCACTCATCATCAACATCTTCCTTCCTCTATCTCAAG GGGACAGTGGCAAATCCAATCATCATCACTTGCAAGTAGTTCACAAGGTGCTGAATTGACAAATGATTGCAGTGATCATAACACGTTCTTTGTCAAAGTGTACATGGAAGGCATTCCAATTGGCAGAAAACTCAACCTTTTAGTTCATGATGGCTACCATGAATTGGTTAAAGCTCTTGAACAAATGTTTGACACTACCATACTCT GGGGAACTGAGTTAGATGCAGTGCAAGCAGAGAGGTGCCATGTGCTAACTTATGAAGATGGAGAAGGGGACTTGATTATGGTTGGAGATGTGCCTTGGGA GATGTTCTTATCAGCTGTAAAGAGGTTGAAGATCACCAGGGTTGACACATTTGGATGTTGA